TACGGCCCGGCTTGATGTTCATTACCCATTTTTCTACGCCACCTTTACCTTTACCCATTCTCGTTTCAAGAGGCTTTTTAGTCAAAGGTTTGTCAGGAAAAACACGAATCCAAATCTTTCCAGTTCTTTTAACTTTTCTCGTCATTGCAACCCTTGCTGCTTCAATTTGACGAGAATCTATACGACCATGTTCAACCGCTTTAATTCCAATATTTCCGAAAGCAAGGCTATTGCCTCTGTACGCTTTTCCGCGGTTTCTGCCTTTTTGCTGTTTTCTATATTTTGTTTTCTTTGGCATTAACATGATTAACTTCTCCTTCTTGGAGCTCTACGTCTTGGTCTTTCTCTCTTTTCAGGTTGGATACCTTTTTGTAGTACCTCACCTTTGAAGATCCAGACCTTTACACCGATTACTCCATACGTAGTATAAGCTTGCGCAAATCCATAATCGATTTTTGCTCTAAGTGTATGCAATGGAACGCGTCCTTCAAGGTACCATTCGCGTCTTGCCATCTCAGCACCGCCAAGACGTCCTGCAACTTGTACCTTGATACCTTTCACACCAGCTTTTTGCGCTGCTTGCATCACTTTTTTCATTGCTCTTCTAAATGCAACACGTCTTTCTAGCTGTGTGGCAATATTTTCTGCTGCAAGCTGTGCTGATGCTTGTGGACGCTTCTCTTCTTTGATATTGATAAAGACCTCTTTACCTACGAGTCTTTGCAATTTCTCTTTGAGTTTTTCAATATCAGCACCCTTTTTCCCAATGATAATACCAGGTCGTGCTGCAACAATTGTAACGCGAAGTTTCTTCGCAGTTCTTTCTATTATAATATTGCTGATACCTGCATAGTAAAGCTCTTTTTTTAGAAAATTTCTAATTTTGTTGTCTTCCTCTACTCTTTCAGGCATTTTATTGTAATCAGGAAACCATCTAGATTCCCAATTTCTATTGATCCCAAGTCTAAGTCCAATCGGATTTACTTTTTGACCCATTAGCTATCCTTCTTTTGCGCAACTTCGACATATACATGAGAAGTCGGTTTCATAATTCTGCTTGCACGACCTCTCGCTCTTGGTCTAAATCTCTTCAAATATGGCCCACGATCCACTCTGCATGAAGTGATAGTAACCTCTTCAGGCTCATATCCGCCATTTGCAACTGCACTTGCGATAACTTTTGATATCACTTTTGCAGCCTTGTTAGGCATAAACTCTAGTGCTGCTAATGCCTCTTCGGCATTCATACCCTGCACCTCACGAGCTATTAGTCTCGCTTTTGTCGGTGAGAGTCTGATAAATCTCAATATAGCTTTACTCATCACCTATCCTTATTTACCTATTTTCTTTTGGACTGAACCTTTATGCCCTTTAAAAGTACGTGTTGGAGCAAATTCACCGAGTTTAAACCCCACATGGTTTTCAGTAATATATACAGGCACAAATTGTCGTCCATTATGAACATTAATTGTCAAACCTATCATTTCGGGTACGATGGTACTTCTTCTTGACCAAGTTTTGATAGGTTTTTTATCTCCGCTCTCTTTTGCTTTGAGCACTTTTTTCATGAGATGGTCATCTACAAATGGACCCTTTTTAATACTTCTTGCCATCTTCTACCCTCTTATTTCTTTCTTCTTGAGATTATAAGCTTATCACTAGGTTTTTTACGTCGTGTCTTATAACCTTTGGTTGGCATACCCCAAGGTGTAACAGGGTGACCACTAGGACCAGTTTTACCTTCACCACCGCCGTGTGGATGATCTACAGGGTTCATTGCAGAACCTCTTGTTTGTGGCCTAATACCTCTATGGCGGTTACGACCCGCTTTTCCAATAACTATATTGATGTACTCTTCATTTCCTACAACACCAACAGTAGCCATACACTCACCAAGCACTTTTCTCATCTCTCCGCTAGGAAGTCGCAAAATTACATATTTGTCCTCACGTCCCATAATTTGTGCATAGGCTCCTGCGCTTCTAGCAAGCTGTCCACCATGACCAGGACTGAGCTCAATATTGTGTACGAGTGTACCTACAGGAATATTTTTTAGTTTCATTGCATTTCCAGGAAGGACATCAAGTCCACTCTCTGCAGCCTGAACAGTATCTCCTACCTTAAGGCCGCTTGGTTGCAATATGTATCTCTTATCCCCATCTTTATAAACTACAAGTGCAATGCGGCAGTTTCTATATGGATCGTACTCGATAGTCGCTACACGTCCAGGAACGCCATACTTATTACGTTTAAAATCGATGATACGATAGAGTTTTTTCGCTCCAGCCTCTCTATGGCGAGAAGTTATGCGTCCTTGATTGTTTCTTCCAGCACGTGCAGGAAGTTTTACAAGGAGCTTTCTCACACTTGGCTTGGCTGTAATGTCGCTGCTGTCAACAACGCTCATAAATCTACGACTAGGCGTATACGGTTTATATTTTTTTATTGCCATTTTCTATCCTTACACCGCTAGACTTTCTATATTTGCGCCTTCAGGCAACTTCACATAGAATTTTTTATAGTTATCTCTTTTACCTTCAATTCCTCTAAATCTCTTTGTTTTTCCCTTCATGCGAAGAGAATTGATTTTTACAGGATTAACACCAAAATACTCTTTAAGAATTGTTTTGAGCTGGTTTTTTGTTACTTTATCACTTGTTTGTACAACAATATATCCCTCTTCTTGAAGGCCCAAGCTCTTTTCTGTATAAACGATTGATTTGATATCTGTTATATCTGCCATCTTAGCCCTCTTTTACTATTTTTTCCCAAACTGGTTTTTCGATAACTACAGCTCTAAAAGCAGCTGCAAGATATGCATTGAGTTCGTTTGGTTCGATTAGGTATGCATTTGGCAAGTTTCTAAAAGCCAAGAATGTCTTTTCGTCAATATTCTCTTTGACAAACAGTGCGTCTCTTGCTCCAATTTTATTTACAAGTGCAGCAGCATCTTTTGTTTTGCCAGACTCCACTGCAATATTATCAACAACAAAAAGCGCTCCGTTTTCTGCTTTTTCATTCAGTGCAAACTCAAGAGCTTTTCTCTTTTGCTTTTTGTTGATCTTTTGCGTATAGTTTTTAGCATTTGTAGGTCCAAATGCTACACCACCACCTACAAAAAGTGGACTTCTGATTGAGCCAGCTCTTGCGCCACCTCTACCTTTTTGTTGCCATGGCTTTCTTCCACCACCTCTAACTGCTGATCTGTTTTTGGTATGTGCGTTATTTGCTCGCAAATTTGCAGCATACGCTTTTACGTACAGATAGAGATTATGCGGATTGATCCCTTGAAAATTTTCTGGCAATGCTGCTTCACCAGCTCGCTCAAATTTCTCGTTCAATACTACCGCTTTACTCATTTGACTATCCTTATTCTACCTAGTGCGCCGTTTGGTCCAGGAATCGAACCTTTTACTACCAAGATTTTATTTTCTGGATCGAAACTTACTACCTCGTTTTGTACAGTTACTTTTTTATTGCCGTACTGTCCAGGCATTTTTTGTCCAGGCATAATGCGTCCTGGCCATTCACACATACCAACTGAACCTGGTGCTCTGTGGAATCGTGAACCGTGACTATCTGGACCTCCACCAAAGTTCCATCTTTTTACAACACCACTAAAACCGCGCCCTTTTGAGTTGAAGCTTACTTTCACTCTTTTAGCTTCACTAAGTGGTGCAACATCAAGATCTCCGGCTTCACTATTTGCAACTTTGAGTGTTACAAATCTATTAAACTCAGGTGAGAGACCATATTTTTTTTGCTGTCCCTCAATCGCCTTATTTTTTCTCTTGCCATGTGCATAAGCGACAATTGCTTTATTGTCACCAACAATTTCACAAACTTTAGCTTCTTTCACTTTGAGCAGTGTTACAGGTATACTCGGTATATTTATTGTTCTGCTCATTCCGATTTTTTCTACAATATATTCCATTTACTCCCCTTACTCACCCATTGACCTGACTTCAACATCCACTTCTGGTGCCAAGTCGAGTTTCATTAATGAATCAACTGTATCAGGCGTTGCTGATACGATATCGATAAGTCTCGAATGAATTCTAATCTCAAACTGCTCACGCGAATCTTTGTTGATATGCGGTGATCTGAGTACCGTATATTTTCTTATTTTTGTAGGTAAGGGAATTGGGCCTCTGATTTCTGCCCCTGTTCTCTTCACAGCCTCTACAATTGCAGAGACACTTCTATCCAAAACCCTATGATCATAAGCGCGAAGCTTCAATCTAATCTTTTCCATCTGAGCCTTTCCTAAAGAACTTGTTGCCGAAGCAACCTAATTTGGAGTTTGAATTATAGACAAAGCCATTTGCAAAATCAAGAGTTTTGGCTATAATTTGTACAATTTATTTCCTTTATGGAAGGAAAAATGAGAACACTTGAATATTTTTATGAGCACAGCCTAACTAAACACGCCTTTTTACCAAGAAAAGTTGATATTACGCTCGCTTCTAAGATCTTACTTACTGGGCCAAAGTTTTGTGGTAAATATTCCATTATGCAATCCTTTTTACAAGCCCATTTCAATCAAAAAGAGCTGCTTTTTATAAATTTTGATGATGTACGTAGTCAAAGTATTGCTTATGATGAAATAGAGCCAT
The Nitratiruptor tergarcus DSM 16512 genome window above contains:
- a CDS encoding 50S ribosomal protein L23, giving the protein MADITDIKSIVYTEKSLGLQEEGYIVVQTSDKVTKNQLKTILKEYFGVNPVKINSLRMKGKTKRFRGIEGKRDNYKKFYVKLPEGANIESLAV
- the rplB gene encoding 50S ribosomal protein L2; amino-acid sequence: MAIKKYKPYTPSRRFMSVVDSSDITAKPSVRKLLVKLPARAGRNNQGRITSRHREAGAKKLYRIIDFKRNKYGVPGRVATIEYDPYRNCRIALVVYKDGDKRYILQPSGLKVGDTVQAAESGLDVLPGNAMKLKNIPVGTLVHNIELSPGHGGQLARSAGAYAQIMGREDKYVILRLPSGEMRKVLGECMATVGVVGNEEYINIVIGKAGRNRHRGIRPQTRGSAMNPVDHPHGGGEGKTGPSGHPVTPWGMPTKGYKTRRKKPSDKLIISRRKK
- the rpsS gene encoding 30S ribosomal protein S19 translates to MARSIKKGPFVDDHLMKKVLKAKESGDKKPIKTWSRRSTIVPEMIGLTINVHNGRQFVPVYITENHVGFKLGEFAPTRTFKGHKGSVQKKIGK
- the rpsC gene encoding 30S ribosomal protein S3; the encoded protein is MGQKVNPIGLRLGINRNWESRWFPDYNKMPERVEEDNKIRNFLKKELYYAGISNIIIERTAKKLRVTIVAARPGIIIGKKGADIEKLKEKLQRLVGKEVFINIKEEKRPQASAQLAAENIATQLERRVAFRRAMKKVMQAAQKAGVKGIKVQVAGRLGGAEMARREWYLEGRVPLHTLRAKIDYGFAQAYTTYGVIGVKVWIFKGEVLQKGIQPEKRERPRRRAPRRRS
- the rplV gene encoding 50S ribosomal protein L22, with the translated sequence MSKAILRFIRLSPTKARLIAREVQGMNAEEALAALEFMPNKAAKVISKVIASAVANGGYEPEEVTITSCRVDRGPYLKRFRPRARGRASRIMKPTSHVYVEVAQKKDS
- the rplD gene encoding 50S ribosomal protein L4; the protein is MSKAVVLNEKFERAGEAALPENFQGINPHNLYLYVKAYAANLRANNAHTKNRSAVRGGGRKPWQQKGRGGARAGSIRSPLFVGGGVAFGPTNAKNYTQKINKKQKRKALEFALNEKAENGALFVVDNIAVESGKTKDAAALVNKIGARDALFVKENIDEKTFLAFRNLPNAYLIEPNELNAYLAAAFRAVVIEKPVWEKIVKEG
- the rplC gene encoding 50S ribosomal protein L3, encoding MEYIVEKIGMSRTINIPSIPVTLLKVKEAKVCEIVGDNKAIVAYAHGKRKNKAIEGQQKKYGLSPEFNRFVTLKVANSEAGDLDVAPLSEAKRVKVSFNSKGRGFSGVVKRWNFGGGPDSHGSRFHRAPGSVGMCEWPGRIMPGQKMPGQYGNKKVTVQNEVVSFDPENKILVVKGSIPGPNGALGRIRIVK
- the rplP gene encoding 50S ribosomal protein L16 codes for the protein MLMPKKTKYRKQQKGRNRGKAYRGNSLAFGNIGIKAVEHGRIDSRQIEAARVAMTRKVKRTGKIWIRVFPDKPLTKKPLETRMGKGKGGVEKWVMNIKPGRIIYEMAGVEESLAREALDLARYKLPFKTKIVTQESENEIY
- the rpsJ gene encoding 30S ribosomal protein S10 produces the protein MEKIRLKLRAYDHRVLDRSVSAIVEAVKRTGAEIRGPIPLPTKIRKYTVLRSPHINKDSREQFEIRIHSRLIDIVSATPDTVDSLMKLDLAPEVDVEVRSMGE